The Osmerus eperlanus chromosome 12, fOsmEpe2.1, whole genome shotgun sequence genome has a segment encoding these proteins:
- the arf2b gene encoding ADP-ribosylation factor 2b produces the protein MGNMFASLFKGLFGKKEMRILMVGLDAAGKTTILYKLKLGEIVTTIPTIGFNVETVEYKNISFTVWDVGGQDKIRPLWRHYFQNTQGLIFVVDSNDRERVNEAREELARMLAEDELRDAVLLVFANKQDLPNAMNAAEITDKLGLHSLRQRNWYIQATCATSGDGLYEGLDWLSNQLKNQK, from the exons ATGGGGAATATGTTTGCAAGCCTGTTCAAGGGCCTATTTGGCAAGAAGGAGATGAGAATTCTCATGGTGGGACTTGATGCTGCTGGGAAAACAACCATCCTGTACAAACTCAAACTAGGAGAGATAGTCACCACCATTCCCACAATTG GTTTTAATGTTGAAACGGTAGAATATAAGAACATCAGCTTCACAGTGTGGGACGTCGGCGGTCAGGACAAGATCAGGCCACTGTGGCGCCACTACTTCCAGAACACTCAAG GACTCATCTTTGTGGTGGACAGCAACGACAGGGAGCGAGTGAACGAAGCAAGGGAGGAGCTGGCAAGAATGCTCGCCGAGGACGAGTTGAGAGACGCTGTGCTGCTCGTTTTCGCAAACAAACAG gACCTTCCTAATGCCATGAACGCTGCAGAGATCACAGACAAGCTGGGCCTGCACTCCCTCCGCCAGCGCAACTGGTACATCCAGGCCACCTGCGCCACCAGCGGGGACGGCCTGTACGAGGGCCTGGACTGGCTGTCCAACCAGCTGAAGAACCAGAAATGA